One segment of Anomalospiza imberbis isolate Cuckoo-Finch-1a 21T00152 unplaced genomic scaffold, ASM3175350v1 scaffold_66, whole genome shotgun sequence DNA contains the following:
- the LOC137467501 gene encoding alpha-N-acetylneuraminate alpha-2,8-sialyltransferase ST8SIA3 has translation MRSCKMVRVASVLGLVMLSVALLILSLISYVSLKKDNIFGAPRAAGAAGPRMYMFHAGFRSQFALKFLDPSFVPITNSLGQELQDKPSKWVFNRSAFAHQRQEILQHVDVIKNFSLTKSSVRIGQLMHYDYSSHKYVFSISNNFKSLLPDVSPILNKHYNICAVVGNSGILTGSQCGQEIDKSDFVFRCNFAPTEAFQKDVGRKTNLTTFNPSILEKYYNNLLTIQDRNNFFLSLKKLDGAILWIPAFFFHTSATVTRTLVDFFVEHRGQLKVQLAWPGNIMQHVNRYWRNKHLSPKRLSTGILMYTLASAICDEIHLYGFWPFAFDPNTREDLPYHYYDKKGTKFTTKWQESHQLPAEFQLLYRMHGEGLAKLTLSHCA, from the exons ATGCGGAGCTGCAAGATGGTGCGGGTGGCCAGCGTGCTGGGGCTCGTCATGCTCAGCGTGGCGCTGCTCATCCTGTCCCTCATCAGCTACGTCTCGCTCAAGAAGGACAACATCTTCGGggcgccccgcgccgccggcgccgccgggccccgcATGTACATGTTCCACGCGGGATTCCG GTCTCAGTTTGCACTGAAATTCCTGGACCCCTCGTTCGTCCCCATCACCAACTCCCTGGGCCAAGAGCTGCAGGACAAGCCCTCCAAGTGGGTCTTCAACCGGAGCGCCTTCGCCCACCAGAG GCAAGAAATCCTTCAGCATGTCGACGTCATCAAAAACTTTTCTCTGACCAAGAGCAGTGTTCGGATCGGGCAGCTGATGCACTACGATTATTCCAGCCATAAGTATGTTTTCTCCATCAGCAATAACTTCAAGTCTCTGCTTCCTGACGTGTCTCCCATCCTGAACAAGCACTACAACATCTGTGCTGTGGTCGGCAACAGCGGAATCCTGACCGGGAGCCAGTGTGGGCAGGAAATTGATAAATCGGATTTTGTCTTTCGGTGCAATTTTGCTCCAACTGAGGCTTTCCAGAAAGATGTTGGAAGGAAAACCAACCTTACCACCTTCAACCCCAGCATCCTGGAGAAGTATTACAACAACCTCTTGACCATTCAGGATCGCAACAACTTCTTTTTAAGTTTGAAAAAGCTCGATGGGGCCATTCTTTGGATCCCTGCCTTTTTCTTCCACACATCAGCAACAGTCACGAGAACACTGGTTGACTTCTTTGTTGAGCACAGAGGGCAGCTAAAGGTCCAGCTGGCTTGGCCAGGAAATATCATGCAGCACGTTAACAG GTACTGGCGGAACAAGCACCTGTCCCCGAAGCGGCTGAGCACAGGCATCCTCATGTACACCCTGGCTTCGGCCATATGTGACGAGATCCACCTGTACGGCTTCTGGCCCTTCGCCTTCGACCCCAACACGCGGGAGGACCTCCCGTACCACTACTATGACAAGAAGGGAACCAAGTTCACCACCAAGTGGCAGGAGTCCCACCAGCTGCCTGCAGAGTTCCAGCTGCTCTACAGGATGCACGGTGAAGGACTGGCCAAGCTCACCTTGTCGCATTGTGCCTAA